One genomic segment of Desulforamulus reducens MI-1 includes these proteins:
- a CDS encoding spore coat protein, with amino-acid sequence MQGDQVTDKNLCLAMLNQLKWDASCLTSKILECSDAQLRQDYINILNRTFEEQVQVYNFANQQGWHKPMMAEQNMVTQVQSGAQKMLNEQQQSMATQHQQAQYQAIQNQPNMLNNNQGVGYQTYAQPYYNPQQYPYNYGETQQQFFPR; translated from the coding sequence ATGCAAGGAGACCAAGTTACCGATAAAAACCTGTGTTTAGCTATGCTTAACCAATTAAAATGGGATGCTTCTTGTTTAACATCTAAAATTCTGGAGTGCTCCGATGCACAGCTTCGCCAGGATTATATTAACATCCTGAACAGAACCTTTGAAGAACAAGTACAGGTATATAACTTTGCCAATCAGCAGGGCTGGCATAAGCCTATGATGGCTGAACAAAATATGGTTACTCAAGTACAGAGCGGTGCACAAAAAATGCTGAATGAGCAACAACAAAGTATGGCTACCCAGCACCAACAAGCACAATATCAGGCCATCCAAAATCAACCAAACATGCTGAATAACAACCAAGGAGTGGGTTATCAAACCTACGCACAGCCCTATTACAACCCACAACAGTATCCATACAATTATGGCGAGACTCAGCAGCAGTTCTTTCCAAGGTAA
- a CDS encoding spore coat protein, producing MPHTKGKTTARELLDLESHLMLETNMVGQFNHFAQEASNPQLQQICQNIARSRMDCFQRLVQHTNIGNIQ from the coding sequence ATGCCCCATACAAAGGGAAAAACAACGGCTCGGGAATTGCTTGACTTAGAAAGTCATTTGATGCTAGAAACCAACATGGTTGGGCAATTTAATCATTTTGCTCAGGAGGCTAGCAATCCCCAGCTACAACAAATTTGCCAGAACATTGCACGTAGCCGCATGGATTGTTTTCAACGATTAGTACAGCACACCAATATTGGAAATATCCAATAA
- a CDS encoding IS1380-like element ISDre2 family transposase: MMVSQFITTNQLETLTRQQRRDLERKYQKKLHSLQRLTSKSDLPISFDNTSVTAYGNFGILEAFKQAIDFKGMLKGVSLKRHHNCKYSDTGLLDTIIDALSLGLLRFSHMNALQTDPGYQKIKEVTQVPDESTLRNFLSLICEQEALNQLPLVNQEMLSLKAKSDQPREVWLDIDDSVLTVFGKQEGSKVGYNPRYHGRPSYKVKVAFISGTCELVNAGLYSGNVASNGQFMEFLKETLEILAAQNILVKGIRIDKGFFDEDNFAYLEEQGIEYICKAKLTSNMRKVIKYLDDQNQWQSLSNHYAAAEITIPLPKWSKARRFVFIRETQEPKACGDQLNFDLKTFDYQVIITSSDEHNPEEVWHEYNKRCNIENKIDELKVGLGFEKMSQAEMDRNKAFMWLKVLSYNLLNWFRLALLDGKDSRAEVPTIRRKILNVPGNIVGNNRYRHIKLAPNPWLQKALKNAKEKLQEFLCIQAWVAVSSG; encoded by the coding sequence ATGATGGTATCACAATTTATTACCACAAATCAACTTGAAACTTTGACCCGTCAACAACGACGTGATTTGGAACGTAAATATCAGAAGAAATTACATTCTCTTCAACGCCTGACTAGCAAAAGTGATCTTCCGATTAGCTTTGACAATACTTCTGTAACTGCTTATGGAAATTTTGGCATACTAGAGGCGTTTAAGCAAGCCATTGATTTCAAGGGTATGCTTAAAGGGGTTTCCCTTAAGCGACATCATAACTGTAAATACTCTGATACAGGGTTGTTAGATACAATCATTGATGCCCTTTCCTTGGGATTATTACGGTTTTCTCATATGAATGCTCTGCAAACTGACCCTGGATACCAGAAAATTAAAGAAGTAACACAAGTGCCTGACGAAAGCACTTTGCGGAACTTTCTATCTCTTATCTGTGAGCAGGAGGCATTAAACCAATTGCCTCTGGTGAATCAGGAAATGCTGTCCTTAAAGGCCAAATCCGATCAGCCCCGTGAAGTCTGGCTAGATATTGATGACAGTGTCCTCACTGTTTTTGGGAAACAGGAAGGATCAAAAGTCGGTTACAATCCTCGGTACCACGGGAGGCCTTCCTACAAGGTAAAGGTAGCATTTATCTCTGGAACTTGCGAACTAGTCAATGCCGGGTTATATAGTGGGAACGTCGCCAGCAATGGCCAATTTATGGAATTCCTTAAAGAGACATTAGAGATCTTAGCTGCCCAGAATATCCTCGTAAAAGGTATCCGCATAGATAAAGGTTTCTTTGATGAGGATAACTTTGCCTACCTGGAAGAACAGGGCATCGAGTATATTTGTAAGGCTAAACTCACCAGTAATATGAGAAAGGTCATTAAATACCTTGATGACCAGAACCAGTGGCAGTCTTTGAGCAACCATTATGCTGCAGCAGAAATCACCATTCCATTACCTAAATGGTCCAAAGCCCGCAGGTTTGTATTTATCCGTGAAACTCAAGAACCTAAGGCATGCGGCGATCAACTTAACTTTGACCTGAAGACATTCGACTACCAGGTGATAATTACTTCTAGTGACGAGCACAACCCAGAGGAGGTATGGCACGAATACAATAAGCGTTGCAATATCGAAAACAAAATTGATGAACTCAAGGTTGGCTTAGGCTTTGAAAAAATGAGCCAAGCAGAGATGGATCGAAACAAAGCCTTTATGTGGCTCAAAGTATTATCGTATAACCTTCTCAACTGGTTTCGCTTGGCCTTATTGGATGGCAAAGACAGCCGTGCTGAAGTGCCCACTATCCGCCGTAAAATACTGAATGTACCTGGGAACATTGTAGGCAACAACCGTTACCGCCATATAAAGTTAGCCCCTAATCCCTGGCTGCAAAAGGCATTGAAGAATGCTAAGGAAAAATTACAAGAATTCCTTTGCATACAGGCATGGGTTGCCGTAAGTTCAGGTTAA
- the mnmH gene encoding tRNA 2-selenouridine(34) synthase MnmH yields MLKDIFINQALQQNDACFIDLRSEGEFAEGSIPGAINIPLFTNEERAKVGIVYKQVGTEAAKRLGLEIASPKLPALYDDISKLAKDKTVFLYCWRGGMRSKYAASILNTLGINLYRIQGGYKAYRKHIHAYLDQDLIPHKCIVLHGLTGVGKTIVLNNLNRFGIPVLDLESIACHRGSAYGKIGLPESPSQKDFESSIVQTLIRAEDKGMVAVECESRRVGKLIVPTSVFNAMSQGYRVLMYASIEKRVQRIIDEYTKGPDNNIEMLKLSTALLKKSLGNKTVEELNQKIDERKFEEVIPYLLTKYYDPLYKYPDSPNDEYDLSVDCDDLNEATGIIANWVTSLPEYGIPAKIGGDDGGSRGSFKERKKRKGLLV; encoded by the coding sequence ATGCTAAAAGATATTTTCATTAATCAAGCTTTACAACAAAATGATGCTTGTTTTATTGATTTACGGTCAGAGGGAGAATTTGCAGAAGGTTCGATTCCTGGTGCAATAAACATTCCTTTATTTACAAATGAAGAAAGGGCAAAGGTTGGCATAGTATACAAACAGGTTGGGACGGAAGCCGCCAAAAGATTGGGTTTAGAAATTGCAAGCCCAAAACTTCCGGCACTATATGATGATATTTCAAAATTGGCTAAGGATAAAACGGTTTTTCTTTACTGTTGGCGTGGAGGAATGCGTAGCAAATATGCAGCCTCGATCTTAAATACCCTAGGCATAAACCTTTATCGGATACAGGGTGGTTATAAAGCTTATCGTAAGCATATACATGCTTATTTAGATCAGGACTTGATACCGCATAAATGCATTGTTTTACATGGTTTAACCGGAGTAGGGAAAACCATTGTTTTAAATAACTTAAATAGGTTTGGCATACCTGTTTTAGATTTAGAATCTATTGCCTGTCATAGAGGATCAGCCTATGGTAAGATTGGTTTGCCAGAATCACCTTCCCAAAAGGATTTTGAGTCAAGTATTGTACAAACCCTTATAAGAGCAGAAGATAAAGGAATGGTAGCTGTAGAGTGTGAAAGTCGCAGAGTGGGTAAACTAATCGTACCAACTTCAGTTTTCAACGCCATGTCACAGGGTTATCGAGTTTTAATGTATGCTTCAATAGAGAAGCGGGTGCAAAGGATTATAGATGAATATACAAAGGGCCCTGATAATAATATTGAAATGCTGAAGTTAAGTACAGCCCTATTAAAGAAGTCTCTTGGAAACAAAACTGTAGAAGAATTAAATCAAAAGATCGATGAAAGAAAGTTTGAGGAGGTTATTCCTTACCTTTTAACAAAGTATTACGATCCTCTATATAAATATCCTGATTCACCCAACGATGAATATGATTTATCTGTTGATTGTGATGATTTAAATGAAGCCACAGGTATAATTGCGAATTGGGTAACATCTTTACCCGAGTATGGTATACCAGCGAAAATCGGAGGTGACGATGGTGGCAGTAGGGGAAGCTTTAAGGAGCGCAAGAAAAGAAAAGGGTTACTCGTTTGA
- a CDS encoding DNA-processing protein DprA: MYHYLGFFPENKEIIAIIGPRRPIKGSSASEILQHQRDCDIAYHLAQQAARKDVVVLSGLATGIDTAAHLGCLDAGGITVAVVPFGLSAPISPAENRSLFHQIVHKGGCIVSQFKPKQPAAKWTFIVRDKTQAELSSKIVVVGTFPPNGLIVGGTRHCALWGRKMGKPLFHYREFNGQYVIYKDQQVSIGEI; the protein is encoded by the coding sequence ATGTATCATTATCTCGGCTTTTTTCCAGAAAACAAAGAAATCATTGCCATTATCGGTCCCAGAAGGCCTATAAAAGGGTCTTCTGCATCAGAAATACTTCAGCACCAACGTGACTGTGATATAGCCTATCATCTGGCCCAGCAAGCTGCTAGAAAAGATGTTGTGGTTCTCTCTGGTTTAGCCACAGGTATTGACACAGCAGCTCATTTAGGTTGTCTTGATGCAGGTGGAATAACAGTGGCCGTTGTACCTTTCGGATTGTCCGCACCTATTTCTCCAGCCGAAAATCGTAGTCTTTTTCACCAAATAGTACACAAAGGCGGGTGCATTGTCAGTCAATTTAAGCCAAAGCAACCAGCAGCTAAATGGACCTTTATTGTCCGGGATAAAACACAGGCAGAACTTTCGTCAAAAATCGTTGTAGTGGGCACCTTTCCTCCGAATGGACTCATTGTCGGAGGGACAAGGCACTGTGCCCTATGGGGAAGAAAAATGGGCAAGCCATTATTTCACTATAGAGAATTCAATGGTCAATATGTGATTTACAAAGATCAGCAGGTTAGCATTGGTGAAATTTAA
- a CDS encoding FtsK/SpoIIIE family DNA translocase, which produces MDLLKKLKNDLKYEIFGIGLISIAVLGLISFANTPLGAIGGFVGRVLKGLFGTCGGVALMFLFGFFGIKLIIDRRRTPVNIKAYGAILLFFLILTSLSLFSPIKGTFIEILMGITDAATAGTGGGLIGSMLAFLLIQSFGKAGTYILLTSGFIVSLLLMTNISMAVLAQKTTFKAKECVEHTGKRLNDFLFTEVEESMESEKPKERTITPVIINGSQDEIDFPVVDQNKEDMNNKEKTGPLNFVINKRPKTTVLEQASPLEPERDEADITYSQLSLNDMSSFNLPPLSILSRPMKASKNISSAKDITDNIAKLEETLESFGIKAKVTQVSRGPAITRYEIQPPAGVKVSRIVGLADDIALSMAAPDVRIEAPIPGKAAVGIEVPNKEISMVHIRDLLEAKEFSNASSSLTVALGKDIAGTPIMADLTKMPHLLIAGATGAGKSVCINTLISSILFKATPDEVKFLMIDPKMVELATYNGIPHLVSPVVTNPKKAATTLRWAVREMEKRYELFAKAGVRNITMYNNLFSENEPGTGQNRLPLMVVIIDELADLMMVAPADVEDAICRLAQMARAAGIHLVVATQRPSVDVITGLIKANIPSRISFAVSSQVDSRTILDMAGAEKLLGKGDMLYFPVGASKPIRVQGAFLSDREVEDVVSFLKKQSEPIYDDTVVKEDPKAKQEAEVEDDLLPEAVRILIETGHASISMLQRRLHIGYARAARLIDIMEKKGIVGGYEGSKPRTILMTMEQYIQTFKENKQE; this is translated from the coding sequence TTGGATTTATTAAAGAAATTAAAGAATGATTTAAAATATGAAATCTTTGGCATAGGTTTAATATCAATTGCTGTGCTAGGACTGATTAGTTTTGCCAATACACCCTTGGGGGCAATCGGGGGTTTTGTGGGACGCGTATTAAAGGGTCTCTTTGGTACCTGTGGAGGGGTCGCTTTGATGTTTCTCTTTGGCTTTTTTGGTATAAAGCTTATCATAGACCGAAGGCGTACCCCAGTGAATATTAAAGCCTATGGAGCAATACTATTATTTTTTCTCATCCTAACATCTTTAAGTCTTTTTAGTCCCATAAAAGGTACCTTTATAGAAATTTTAATGGGAATTACCGATGCGGCTACAGCTGGTACTGGTGGTGGGCTTATTGGCTCAATGCTGGCCTTTTTGTTAATACAATCCTTCGGAAAAGCAGGTACTTATATTCTATTAACTTCGGGATTTATCGTATCCCTTTTACTGATGACCAATATTTCTATGGCAGTGCTTGCTCAGAAAACAACCTTTAAGGCCAAGGAATGTGTTGAACACACCGGGAAAAGGTTAAATGATTTTTTGTTTACAGAAGTTGAGGAAAGTATGGAGTCAGAAAAACCTAAGGAAAGAACAATTACGCCAGTCATTATTAATGGTTCTCAGGATGAGATTGACTTTCCGGTTGTTGATCAAAATAAAGAGGATATGAATAATAAAGAAAAAACAGGTCCCCTTAATTTTGTTATTAATAAAAGACCCAAAACTACTGTTTTAGAACAAGCGTCTCCCTTAGAACCAGAAAGGGATGAAGCCGATATCACCTATAGTCAGTTATCTTTGAATGATATGAGCTCATTTAATCTACCACCATTAAGCATACTGTCTCGTCCTATGAAGGCAAGTAAAAATATCTCCAGTGCAAAGGATATCACTGATAATATTGCTAAACTGGAAGAGACCTTAGAAAGCTTTGGGATCAAGGCTAAGGTTACACAGGTGTCCCGTGGTCCAGCCATCACTCGTTATGAAATACAGCCTCCTGCTGGTGTAAAAGTAAGTCGAATTGTTGGCTTGGCCGATGACATTGCTTTATCTATGGCTGCACCGGATGTCCGTATAGAAGCACCCATACCTGGTAAAGCAGCGGTGGGAATTGAGGTTCCCAATAAAGAAATTTCCATGGTTCATATTAGAGACTTACTGGAAGCAAAAGAATTTAGTAATGCAAGTTCCAGCTTAACGGTGGCTCTGGGCAAGGATATAGCAGGGACGCCGATAATGGCTGATTTGACAAAAATGCCGCACCTGCTAATTGCCGGTGCGACCGGGGCGGGAAAAAGTGTTTGTATTAACACGCTGATTTCCAGCATTCTCTTTAAAGCCACACCAGATGAAGTCAAATTTCTCATGATAGATCCGAAGATGGTTGAACTAGCCACCTATAACGGTATACCTCATCTGGTTTCTCCGGTTGTAACCAATCCTAAGAAGGCTGCCACCACACTACGATGGGCCGTCCGGGAGATGGAAAAGCGATATGAGTTGTTTGCCAAGGCTGGGGTTCGTAATATCACCATGTATAACAACCTGTTTAGTGAAAACGAACCCGGTACTGGTCAGAATCGCTTACCTTTAATGGTAGTAATTATTGATGAGTTGGCTGACTTAATGATGGTTGCTCCGGCTGATGTAGAAGATGCCATATGTCGTTTAGCACAAATGGCTCGGGCTGCTGGCATTCATCTAGTTGTAGCCACACAACGTCCGTCAGTGGATGTCATTACCGGTTTGATAAAAGCAAACATTCCTTCCAGAATTTCCTTTGCAGTGTCATCCCAGGTGGATTCAAGAACCATTCTTGATATGGCAGGGGCAGAGAAGCTATTGGGTAAGGGTGATATGTTGTACTTTCCGGTGGGTGCTTCAAAACCAATAAGGGTACAGGGAGCCTTTTTGTCTGATAGGGAAGTGGAGGATGTCGTCTCTTTTTTGAAAAAGCAATCTGAACCTATCTATGATGATACGGTGGTTAAAGAAGACCCAAAGGCAAAACAAGAGGCAGAGGTTGAAGATGATCTTTTACCTGAGGCTGTTCGCATTTTAATAGAAACTGGTCATGCATCAATCTCCATGTTACAGCGTCGACTCCATATTGGGTATGCGAGGGCAGCGAGGTTAATTGACATAATGGAGAAAAAAGGCATTGTAGGGGGTTATGAGGGTAGTAAACCAAGGACCATTTTAATGACCATGGAACAATACATACAAACTTTTAAAGAAAATAAACAAGAGTAA
- a CDS encoding helix-turn-helix domain-containing protein: MVAVGEALRSARKEKGYSFEYLEEATKIRAKYLEALENEEFDILPGPVYAKAFLRTYAKYLEINTEEIMEEYGQITQDNQPPVEEKKQADPEPVISGNKMWRYVAAGLAIVSLLAFNTFYNNSGQTKDNKPDLPKTAQDNLNSSAEKTPSQINVPTKPRTPQEMDGVRVVLKVTEKQSWMQVEADGNTVFSGLVGAGEMKDFKAQEKIFLHVGNAGVVEVNVNGKNLGRLGENGKVVRIPFNAGEDPKLTQG; this comes from the coding sequence ATGGTGGCAGTAGGGGAAGCTTTAAGGAGCGCAAGAAAAGAAAAGGGTTACTCGTTTGAATACTTAGAAGAGGCAACCAAGATTAGAGCGAAATATCTTGAAGCCTTAGAAAATGAAGAATTTGATATTTTGCCTGGGCCTGTGTATGCAAAGGCCTTCTTAAGAACCTATGCAAAATATCTTGAGATTAATACAGAAGAAATCATGGAAGAATATGGCCAAATCACACAGGATAATCAACCTCCTGTTGAAGAAAAAAAACAAGCTGACCCAGAACCTGTTATTTCAGGGAACAAAATGTGGAGATATGTTGCAGCAGGACTGGCCATTGTATCATTGCTAGCCTTTAACACCTTTTATAATAACAGTGGTCAAACAAAAGATAACAAGCCGGATTTACCTAAGACAGCACAGGATAATTTAAATAGTTCAGCAGAAAAGACACCTAGTCAAATTAATGTACCCACAAAACCCCGCACCCCACAGGAAATGGATGGGGTAAGGGTTGTTTTGAAAGTTACTGAAAAACAAAGTTGGATGCAAGTTGAAGCGGATGGTAATACCGTCTTTAGTGGTTTGGTAGGAGCAGGGGAAATGAAAGACTTTAAAGCTCAGGAGAAGATCTTTCTTCATGTGGGAAATGCCGGTGTAGTAGAAGTGAATGTCAACGGAAAGAACCTTGGCCGTCTCGGAGAAAATGGTAAGGTTGTAAGAATACCATTTAACGCTGGCGAAGATCCTAAATTAACACAGGGATAG
- a CDS encoding ClpP family protease, with translation MVMRPSYTADNPGQVPFNPNPLQPPGIPPMPQPNPAAPGVPGTPKRVTGQAKGTLENIKELGTPTIPENIKSNIHCVTIVGQIEGHIMLPAQNKTTKYEHIIPQLVGIEQDDNVEGVLLVLNTVGGDVEAGLAIAEVVATMTKPTVTLVLGGGHSIGVPIAVSSKYSYIAPTASMTIHPIRLNGLVIGVPQTYDYLDKMQDRVIRFVTEHSRVTEEKFRQLMFKTGELARDIGTVVIGKDAVETGLIDAVGGVGQAMCKLKELIEEQKGKERCQLQ, from the coding sequence ATGGTAATGAGACCAAGTTATACTGCTGATAATCCCGGACAAGTCCCCTTCAATCCGAATCCCCTGCAGCCTCCCGGTATCCCACCTATGCCCCAACCAAATCCTGCGGCCCCTGGAGTTCCTGGCACGCCCAAGCGTGTAACAGGACAAGCTAAAGGAACTTTGGAAAACATTAAAGAATTGGGAACGCCTACAATCCCGGAAAATATAAAAAGCAATATTCATTGTGTCACAATAGTGGGTCAGATTGAAGGACATATTATGTTGCCCGCCCAAAATAAAACTACAAAATATGAACATATCATACCTCAGTTGGTAGGAATTGAACAAGATGATAATGTTGAAGGCGTATTATTGGTTCTTAATACAGTGGGTGGAGATGTGGAAGCAGGTTTAGCCATTGCAGAAGTTGTTGCAACAATGACAAAACCTACCGTAACTTTGGTGTTGGGAGGAGGACATAGCATAGGCGTACCCATTGCTGTATCAAGTAAATATAGTTACATTGCGCCTACCGCATCTATGACAATCCATCCAATCAGGCTCAATGGGTTAGTCATAGGCGTACCTCAAACCTATGATTATCTGGATAAAATGCAGGACAGAGTTATCCGATTTGTAACCGAACATTCAAGAGTAACAGAAGAAAAATTTAGACAATTAATGTTTAAGACCGGAGAACTTGCCAGGGATATTGGCACAGTGGTTATTGGTAAAGATGCTGTGGAAACCGGGTTAATCGATGCTGTTGGTGGTGTTGGTCAAGCTATGTGTAAACTAAAGGAATTAATTGAGGAGCAGAAAGGTAAGGAGAGGTGTCAGTTGCAATGA
- a CDS encoding YlzJ-like family protein, with the protein MILWTSLPLEYVLEGFNNNTYAAYEASEVAGIPVLLEKIETGQRRVVRINSTDPTHFLRKDVYPGLVTT; encoded by the coding sequence ATGATTTTATGGACATCACTCCCCTTAGAATATGTATTAGAAGGTTTCAATAATAATACCTATGCAGCTTATGAGGCATCCGAAGTGGCAGGAATACCGGTTTTGTTGGAAAAGATTGAAACAGGTCAAAGACGAGTGGTAAGGATTAATAGTACGGATCCGACCCACTTTTTACGTAAGGACGTTTATCCTGGTTTGGTAACCACTTAG